CTGCAAGATGAGATGAATGAGAAGCAGAATCTGGAcggcttttcatttcaaaacacatgcaaaacttTAACTTCTAATTTCTAATTGTCTTGCATTAatctttttgtttgatttggagGGAGCgcatgaaaattaaaatgcataagccgtgtatttttttccttttagaacAGTACATTTAAAGATAGCAATAGTATGATTTATTTGGCAGAAATAAGTTCCATCCACATTCTTTCACACTGTTTTCCCACACACCTCACACAGCATACATGTAATGTCACTCCTGCTGGAGCTACTGGGCAGATTCACCAGTCACCCATAAAAATATATGCACCGCACATACAGTGCTGAGAGGCATTTGGGGTTTGGATTAACGTGTCCAAATTCCATCCATTAATATTCATGACAGGAGCTGATGTTTTCTCACCAGATGAAGCTCGTCTCCGTCCACCCAGTGGGTCCAGCCTCTTCCTTCAATCTCTCccttctgcacacacaccagcttgTCTCCATCCCAGGTGATGGTGGTCTACAttgggtcagaggtcagggagaaaataataagaaatgaGGATTTAAAAATGAGCAATGTGGATGCaagtttcctctcctctcatatAGATATACATATACATCTATGCTGACTGAGAGGCTCAGTCTCCCTCCACCAACTCTTACAAATAATTATTCTGATAAAATCTGCACATACACTTACATGTGGCACTTTATCTCAGCCACCCTCCAAATAGCTTGTAGCTTATCTATAATCACCATACAAGAAAGGTTTTTCAGGGGGGCACTACAGATAATCTTTGATCCTATTTAGCATTCAGGGACACAATCTGATTAAATAAATGTGAGCCTTGACTCTTGCTTCTTGCCTTGACCAGTTCTTTCTCTGTATTATCTGACACTGGTCTTCATTGCATCAATTCATTGATGAGAATGTGAAAAACTGGagcaaagttttgttttaaattgtattagAAGTCTCACTACAACATATGCTCATTAAAAACTGGAGGGGGGCCACCATGAAACGTCACTTTATGCACCTACAAGTTTTGCACCAATGGGAGATCTGTTAATGCCACATGCCCCCGCCACCTGCAATAATGTATTTTAACTACAGGGTCTAAATAAGTGGTTTATCAAGCatacattcattaaaatgtaatttaatcatTCATAAATACATTGGTCCAAATACTCACCATGCATTTCCTGTCATCCACTCCAGACAGATCCTCCTCAAACTCTTTGCCTACATAGAAGTCCATGTTGTAGTTTTTGAAGGTGCTCAGGGTTTTGATGATTATGTGGTCCCCATCGTGGACGATGTCCTTGTCAGGCTTCAACAAGGTGGCGATTTTCCTGATGGCAACATTTACATCTGCAACAAGTTCCCAAGGAAGGggacaaataaataagaaacacaAGAGAAGGACCAAGAGACCACTGACACTTTTAAGACCCaaacatgtatatatatatatatatatgtacacacacacacacacatatatatatatatatatatatatatatatatatatatatatatatatattttttaaagattcTTAGTGTTTGTATGATATTTTTCAATCCAGCTCGCTTTACAGTTTACAAAGTGCATTTCTGACTGTAACTATAGTTATTACacaaagtaatttaaaaaaaaaaatttacatgTCTCTCCTAATTGTTCTGATGTAATGTGAAGCTATAAACCAAAATATTAACTGGCTCCAGTCTTACTCTACCACAGCTgaaatattattgttttataaacAAGAACAGAATTATTTACAGTTTGATAATGTCAACTTTCACATGAAGAGCTCAATATGTGTAATCTAATGATGATGCTGCCTTCTTATACCATTTATACCCTGCTACCCTCAACTCACCAAGGGCCTTCAAGTACTCCTCGAAGTTATCATTGGAAATCATTTTCCAGTATCCGTTCAAATCAACTGGCATGTTGGCTCTTTCTCTGCTGGTTTCCAAACTTCCACTGAATAAGGAGGTCCCCTGTGGACGGCTACTTGCGACAGAGTGCAGAACCTGCTGTCAAAAAGCCTCAATTTGAACCCAACTCATTTTAATCCGATTATCTGccaggtttctttttttttaatggaaaatgtaTGCACCTCccacttccctccctctgtcgACACCATGTGACCCCTCAATCCTCACCATGCCTTCCCTACATATTGTACACTGGGAACAAGCAGCATGCATACATAATGTAGGATACACATGAGTGCTTTATGTTGGAGAATGCTTACTCCGCCTGTGTGGGATTAGGATGAATACATTTCCTTTATTAATTGACACGGGCACAGTTACATTGGAATTCCACGTGTGGCAGATTTGGCCTTCTGTTGTATAAGATGAAGCTGTTTTAATCATGTTCAAATCTGCGCTATAATCATGCTGCTGGGCCATCAACAATAAGATTaatgaagtaaatgacaaaaacatctaTTAAAACGTTGAACAGCATGTCATTGCTGCAGAGCTGAGCATGCAGTGTAGAAAATATGCACAGTGCAGAAGAAGAACCACCTGAGCTTAAAATGATCCAACTGGAACAATTAAATGTAGCACAATAGGTCTGTCACATCTTTTGTCTCTCTTAAATAACTCAATTAATAATCTCTCTTTTGGACCTGCTGCTGCTAGCCCACTGTCTAAATCCTTTATTGActgaacacagacaaagacacacacacacaccatctttcAAAGGATGCCAGTTAGTATCACTCACAGTGGTGCTTTCAGTCACTGGCCTCGGTGAGAAAACACCTCCTGTAGCTGAGCAACTGTCAGGATTACTTTAAATCCGTTGGTGGAAAAAATACAGGCCTTGCAGACACAGTGTGTGGATGATAATGGGGAACTGAATAGATTGGCAATGAATTGCCATTGGGAGGCTGCTACAGAGTAGAGACAACAACAATGATGTGAGAAGAAATTGAAAACAGGTTCATATTTTTTCAGTCcatatttttacagtgaaaaactAACACGCCTCCTGGTAGCCTACAGTGGATAcatagaattaaaaaaacacaatcacacacacacacagtgggtaTTTTACAGGCCGTTTCATGACAGCAGGCCGACAAAAACGTAATAAATAAGTAATAGACAGGGCTTCATCATTTCTCtacctgaaacacaaagcttCTGAACAGCACACAGACCTTCAATTGTAATTGgtcacttatttttttaaataaataataaataataaaggaCACTTcaaggatttattttttctaacaTCTTTCAGTCTTTTGACCTTGTAtactttcagaaaaaaaatgtaatacatTTTCTCCATGTGATTCAACTTTAAAGCCTTTAGCTCTTATTTTCTTATGTATCTTCATGTCAGTCTTTGTCTCCATTGATGGAAATAAATCCATCTGTTGTAGTTTTGTAATTTTATGAGGCACCAAATCCTAGCATCATGGTTGAACTTAACTTTCTTTCTGGTGTCTCCATGAATATGATTTAAGTTGTTCAAGGGACTTGGACTGATAGCATCATTATTTCTAAAATCTTGGTTATGGCCATGCATTGTTTATGATTTTATAAATCTagacagcaacaaagaaaaaaaacaccagacagacgaaaaatttaaaatatataagtttttatttcaattaatCCAACTCTGCAATGATGTGCACAAGAGTGCAAAGGATGAAAACGTTTAGTAAACCAATGTTCATTCACACTGTGGCACAAAGATGAGGCTCAGCATTTGCTACGCTTCATGTGTATGATTCAAAGGACACCACAGTCCTGTGTTCATGCATCTGACTGAAATCAAGTGATGCCTGGACTACACATCTACACCAAGTCCGGTGCAGACATTTGCAGCTTGTGCAATCCTCCATCACACTGCAGTCCAGTGGAAGTTAACAGAGCTTCCAGTCCCTGA
This portion of the Scatophagus argus isolate fScaArg1 chromosome 13, fScaArg1.pri, whole genome shotgun sequence genome encodes:
- the rbp1.1 gene encoding retinol-binding protein 1.1, with amino-acid sequence MPVDLNGYWKMISNDNFEEYLKALDVNVAIRKIATLLKPDKDIVHDGDHIIIKTLSTFKNYNMDFYVGKEFEEDLSGVDDRKCMTTITWDGDKLVCVQKGEIEGRGWTHWVDGDELHLELRAAGVVSKQVFKKT